A genomic window from Candidatus Lokiarchaeota archaeon includes:
- a CDS encoding serine protein kinase RIO: MDMDRREEDYEDILSRFEKAQEDEDRKKRKDSDELKVVEGVIDPPTLKVLYNLLNRGIIDAVHGIISAGKEANVYRGQKRDGTYVAIKIYRMTTAQKEYMQKYIAGDPRFKRVGTGARSLIPQWANKEFKNLLRFHEAGVRVPEPIAVKRNVLVMEFIGDDEEGLQAPLLKDIEIPEPDKIFNEIMDMVLCGYRDAEIVHADLSEFNIMWYGGPVLIDVSQAVLKAHPHAKEFLFRDIENLARYFGRLGVETEDPVTMVEEIVSSGGED, from the coding sequence ATGGATATGGATCGACGGGAAGAAGATTATGAAGATATTCTCTCCCGATTCGAAAAAGCACAAGAAGACGAGGACCGCAAGAAACGAAAGGACTCTGATGAACTGAAAGTTGTAGAGGGTGTAATCGATCCACCCACGCTCAAGGTGCTATACAACCTTCTGAATCGTGGGATTATTGATGCTGTACATGGTATTATCAGCGCCGGCAAAGAAGCGAATGTCTATCGAGGTCAGAAACGAGATGGAACGTATGTTGCTATCAAAATCTACCGTATGACAACTGCACAAAAGGAGTATATGCAGAAGTACATTGCTGGTGACCCTCGCTTCAAGCGAGTTGGAACTGGTGCAAGATCATTAATCCCTCAGTGGGCTAACAAGGAGTTCAAGAATCTCCTAAGATTCCATGAAGCAGGCGTGAGAGTGCCTGAACCAATTGCTGTGAAACGCAATGTGCTGGTGATGGAATTCATCGGAGATGACGAAGAGGGTCTACAAGCACCCCTTCTCAAAGATATAGAAATACCTGAGCCTGATAAGATATTCAACGAAATCATGGATATGGTTCTTTGTGGATATCGGGATGCCGAAATTGTTCATGCCGATTTGAGCGAGTTCAACATCATGTGGTACGGTGGACCTGTACTCATTGATGTTTCTCAAGCCGTTCTGAAAGCACACCCCCATGCGAAAGAGTTCCTGTTTCGGGACATTGAAAACCTTGCCCGCTACTTTGGTCGTCTGGGTGTCGAAACCGAAGACCCGGTCACAATGGTTGAAGAAATCGTTTCCTCTGGAGGTGAAGACTAG
- a CDS encoding DNA topoisomerase VI subunit B, translating into MPQNPSRVFASISPAEFFYRNRQMAGFGNPTQAVYSTVRELVENSLDSCEDARKRPEIKVEIDEAPSGIVTITVSDNGEGLPHAHVADSFGRVLYGSKYLSRQRRGTFGLGVTMAVLYGQITTETPVMIYTCTENDEAGRTYELLIDVEKNRPIIVSSNSVKRNKVGTSVRISMKGAVARAYDRVVDYLRLTSVSTPHSQIELVRDGEKQFAIHPSSDTLPTPPVSAKPHPHAADMELLRRLIKKCAQSPLQEFLRKSFQQVGRVTSSKIIEFLGMNPQREVGDFERSDISRLSTALQNFQGLGRPTIDSLSPIGEKPFMNAVLETYDAVDVGYAQKGPSEWGGHPFIVEGVIAIGGRLRKAKTPGLFRFTNRVPLLYDASEDVMTKSLNEVDWSRYGLTKSRKVGLFIHFCSTRVPYKAAGKQSVATEAEIESHLTLLYKELGRCLRRMTKVKKKRAQRIKEARSYSQQLALIAELGAELSEEDEVPSVHSLVEQLFEVNLDV; encoded by the coding sequence ATGCCTCAAAATCCAAGCAGAGTATTTGCCAGCATTTCACCAGCGGAGTTCTTCTATCGGAATCGCCAGATGGCAGGATTTGGCAATCCTACACAAGCTGTCTATTCTACGGTCCGTGAACTGGTAGAAAACAGCCTTGATTCTTGCGAGGATGCACGTAAGAGACCCGAGATTAAGGTGGAAATCGATGAAGCCCCCTCAGGGATTGTAACTATCACTGTATCGGACAATGGTGAAGGCTTACCTCATGCACATGTAGCTGATTCATTTGGCAGAGTTCTCTACGGTAGCAAGTATCTCTCTCGCCAGAGACGTGGTACCTTTGGACTTGGAGTGACTATGGCTGTGCTCTACGGCCAGATAACTACAGAAACCCCTGTTATGATTTATACCTGCACAGAGAATGACGAGGCAGGCAGGACCTATGAACTTCTCATTGATGTTGAAAAAAATAGGCCTATTATTGTATCTTCAAACTCGGTTAAGCGAAATAAAGTCGGCACATCGGTTCGTATCAGCATGAAGGGTGCAGTTGCAAGAGCGTATGACCGAGTAGTTGATTACCTCAGATTGACTTCTGTCTCCACTCCCCACTCTCAAATTGAGCTCGTACGAGATGGCGAAAAGCAATTCGCCATCCATCCATCCAGCGATACACTGCCCACCCCTCCTGTTTCTGCAAAACCTCATCCTCATGCCGCCGATATGGAGCTACTCCGAAGACTGATCAAGAAATGTGCTCAGTCTCCACTTCAGGAGTTTCTTCGGAAATCTTTCCAACAGGTTGGTCGTGTTACTTCTTCTAAAATAATTGAATTCCTTGGTATGAATCCTCAACGAGAAGTTGGCGATTTTGAGCGGTCTGACATAAGCCGGCTAAGCACAGCTCTCCAGAACTTCCAGGGGTTGGGTCGCCCAACCATCGATTCTCTTAGTCCGATAGGCGAGAAACCGTTCATGAATGCCGTTCTTGAAACATATGATGCCGTAGACGTTGGTTATGCACAGAAAGGGCCATCAGAATGGGGTGGTCATCCATTCATTGTTGAGGGAGTAATTGCTATTGGCGGGAGATTACGGAAAGCAAAGACTCCTGGCTTGTTCCGCTTCACAAATAGAGTTCCTCTTCTTTATGATGCCAGTGAAGATGTAATGACAAAGTCCCTCAACGAAGTTGATTGGTCTAGATACGGTCTAACAAAATCGAGAAAAGTTGGTTTGTTTATTCATTTCTGCTCAACCCGAGTTCCTTACAAAGCCGCTGGCAAACAGTCAGTGGCAACTGAAGCGGAAATCGAATCTCATCTTACTTTGCTCTACAAAGAACTCGGTAGATGTTTGCGACGAATGACAAAGGTGAAGAAAAAACGGGCTCAAAGAATCAAAGAAGCAAGAAGTTATTCTCAGCAGCTTGCTCTCATTGCTGAACTTGGAGCAGAGCTCTCAGAAGAGGACGAAGTACCCTCAGTTCACTCTTTGGTTGAACAGCTCTTCGAGGTGAATCTTGATGTCTAA
- a CDS encoding translation initiation factor IF-2 subunit beta, whose amino-acid sequence MEEYDSLLKRGRSQVPKDAFDKSGERFQVPDVQLIVQGNRTIWQNFQEIVDVLNRPGKEVLKYVSGQLATAGTIEGGNAIFNGKFYSHNVQDVLEEYIQDYVICPVCGRPDTHMEKEKNAYYLRCSACGARTSIRPV is encoded by the coding sequence ATGGAAGAATATGATAGCCTGCTGAAAAGGGGACGATCTCAGGTCCCTAAAGATGCGTTTGACAAATCTGGCGAACGTTTCCAAGTGCCGGATGTTCAGCTAATAGTCCAAGGTAATAGGACTATCTGGCAGAATTTCCAAGAAATAGTGGATGTCTTGAATCGACCTGGAAAGGAGGTACTGAAATATGTGTCTGGTCAGCTAGCTACTGCAGGGACGATTGAAGGCGGAAATGCTATTTTCAATGGAAAATTCTACTCACATAACGTACAAGATGTCCTAGAAGAATACATCCAAGACTACGTAATATGCCCCGTTTGTGGCAGGCCTGATACTCACATGGAGAAAGAGAAAAACGCATACTATTTGCGCTGCTCAGCATGTGGAGCACGTACATCAATTCGACCTGTTTGA
- a CDS encoding flap endonuclease-1: MGTKLGAIVQAETLSLSDLSGREIAVDAFNTIYSFLAIIRQVDGTPLKDRKGRVTSHLSGLFYRNINLLEKGIHPVYVFDGEPPELKSEEIERRRTVRRKARKEWKKAKEEGRIEDARKAAQASSKLTEDTVTDSKELLFALGIPHIQAPSEGEALAAQLVQDDLVWASASQDNDSLLYGCPRMIRNLTISGRRKSSSSSGYVTIEPELIDLDLNLRLLEISREQLIDIAILIGTDYNDSPPGVGPKTALKLVKKHGTLEEIESATDYDFDFPYEQIRNIFLKPPEVTIETPKWKDPDFDAIRALLCDEHDFSRNRVDSSLERLEASLEKIRDTTRQSALEDFF, encoded by the coding sequence ATGGGTACGAAACTTGGAGCAATCGTCCAGGCTGAGACACTCTCACTATCGGATTTATCTGGCCGTGAGATTGCGGTAGATGCTTTCAATACCATATACTCCTTCTTGGCTATAATCCGTCAAGTTGATGGTACCCCTCTCAAAGATCGAAAAGGGCGGGTAACAAGCCATCTGAGCGGCCTCTTTTACCGAAATATCAATCTGCTTGAGAAGGGCATTCACCCAGTATATGTCTTTGATGGTGAGCCTCCTGAGCTGAAATCTGAAGAAATCGAACGTAGACGAACAGTGCGAAGGAAAGCTCGAAAAGAATGGAAGAAAGCGAAGGAGGAAGGCCGGATTGAGGATGCTCGAAAGGCGGCTCAAGCAAGTTCCAAACTTACCGAGGATACGGTTACTGATAGTAAGGAGTTACTCTTTGCTCTCGGTATTCCTCACATACAAGCCCCTTCGGAAGGAGAAGCGCTAGCAGCTCAGCTGGTACAAGATGACTTGGTCTGGGCAAGTGCGAGCCAAGATAACGATTCACTCCTTTACGGCTGTCCGCGCATGATACGGAACCTGACGATATCAGGTCGCAGGAAATCCTCCTCTTCTAGCGGCTATGTAACTATTGAACCGGAACTCATTGATCTTGACCTTAATCTCCGACTACTGGAAATCAGTCGGGAACAGCTAATAGACATAGCTATTCTCATCGGCACTGATTACAATGATTCTCCTCCAGGTGTCGGACCTAAAACTGCCTTGAAGCTTGTGAAGAAACATGGCACTCTAGAGGAAATTGAATCGGCTACTGACTATGATTTTGATTTTCCTTATGAGCAAATTCGTAACATCTTCTTGAAACCACCTGAAGTAACTATCGAAACCCCGAAATGGAAGGATCCAGATTTTGATGCCATTCGAGCCCTCTTGTGTGATGAGCATGACTTCAGTAGAAACCGGGTAGATAGTTCCCTTGAGAGGCTGGAAGCATCATTGGAAAAAATTCGTGATACCACCCGACAGAGTGCTTTGGAGGATTTCTTCTAG
- a CDS encoding RNA-processing protein (similar to yeast Dim2p protein that is essential for 40S ribosomal subunit; structural studies show binding to 3' end of 16S rRNA in complex with archaeal IF2 alpha), with protein MRKSSCFGTLKTLPATLVVWVSKPKTRSQWLKKSFPLEVKTSMLFQESIKVPRDRIGVIIGQDGKVKNRLENMTNVDVEISEEGVVTLTGRRDSEDPVLAWKARNIIRAMARGFSPRNAFTLMDDDARLVIISLRDIVGSSPRQIRRVAGRIIGEDGKTRKIIEQTTETMVSVYGYTVSIIGYYPGLDYARKAIDMLISGAPHSSVYSRLESMRRDLNRYKAQIWENSEF; from the coding sequence ATGCGAAAGAGTTCCTGTTTCGGGACATTGAAAACCTTGCCCGCTACTTTGGTCGTCTGGGTGTCGAAACCGAAGACCCGGTCACAATGGTTGAAGAAATCGTTTCCTCTGGAGGTGAAGACTAGTATGCTATTCCAAGAATCCATAAAGGTGCCCCGTGACCGAATCGGGGTAATCATAGGCCAAGATGGCAAAGTCAAGAATCGATTGGAAAACATGACGAATGTTGATGTAGAAATCTCTGAAGAGGGAGTAGTCACTCTTACCGGTCGTAGAGACTCAGAGGATCCTGTGCTTGCATGGAAGGCTCGAAACATTATTCGTGCAATGGCACGAGGTTTTAGCCCAAGAAATGCATTCACTCTTATGGATGATGATGCCCGTCTTGTGATAATCTCACTACGAGATATTGTCGGCTCATCTCCTCGACAAATAAGAAGGGTTGCTGGCAGAATCATCGGGGAGGATGGCAAGACGCGCAAAATCATTGAACAAACTACCGAAACAATGGTTTCCGTATATGGCTATACGGTCTCAATCATTGGCTATTATCCCGGTCTTGACTATGCTCGGAAAGCTATCGATATGCTGATTTCTGGTGCTCCTCATAGCTCTGTCTATTCTAGGCTAGAAAGTATGCGGCGCGACTTGAATCGCTACAAAGCACAGATTTGGGAAAATTCCGAGTTTTAA
- a CDS encoding DUF1610 domain-containing protein, which translates to MKAIRCTSCHRSISPKENSVKFRCPSCGEFIIWRCENCRRFSINYTCPNCGFEGP; encoded by the coding sequence ATGAAAGCTATAAGATGTACCTCATGCCATCGTTCCATTTCACCGAAAGAAAACAGCGTCAAGTTTCGATGTCCATCGTGTGGAGAATTCATAATATGGCGCTGTGAAAATTGCAGACGCTTTTCCATTAACTATACCTGCCCCAATTGTGGCTTTGAGGGCCCCTAA
- a CDS encoding DUF424 family protein, with translation MKMEVYMRVRETIDHYMVAMCDKALLNKTLVKGDLEFKVSEEFYGDKLVHVDDCLKHLEKATIVNIVGKTTVDVAIEAGMVHKDAVVDIQGHPHAQWVQL, from the coding sequence ATGAAAATGGAGGTCTATATGCGGGTCCGCGAAACCATCGATCACTACATGGTAGCCATGTGTGATAAGGCTCTGCTGAACAAAACCTTGGTCAAAGGAGATCTTGAGTTCAAGGTCAGCGAGGAGTTTTACGGTGACAAGCTGGTGCACGTTGATGATTGTCTTAAGCATCTTGAGAAAGCCACGATTGTGAATATAGTTGGTAAAACCACTGTTGATGTTGCTATCGAAGCGGGAATGGTTCACAAAGACGCGGTCGTAGATATTCAGGGACACCCACATGCTCAATGGGTACAACTGTAA
- the eif1A gene encoding translation initiation factor eIF-1A, whose product MRVRTPNRSEGEQFAIIVQMLGHDRVRVRCEDGEMRVGRIPGRMKKRIWMRVGDTVLIVPWSFQSDEKCDVIWRYKGNEVDWLERKGILEMF is encoded by the coding sequence ATGCGCGTAAGAACTCCCAATAGATCAGAAGGAGAACAGTTTGCTATAATAGTTCAGATGCTGGGACATGACCGTGTCCGGGTTCGCTGTGAGGATGGCGAGATGCGAGTTGGTCGAATACCTGGCCGTATGAAAAAGCGAATCTGGATGCGAGTTGGAGATACAGTATTGATTGTACCTTGGTCTTTTCAAAGTGATGAGAAATGTGACGTCATTTGGCGGTACAAAGGCAATGAAGTCGATTGGCTAGAACGTAAAGGCATCTTGGAAATGTTCTAG